The following coding sequences lie in one Dehalococcoidia bacterium genomic window:
- a CDS encoding alpha/beta fold hydrolase, whose translation MREEERALGGPWTALGAVPVTGGVIAYAACGNGPPVVLLHKLGGWLQDWRALAAELADRYRVVALDLPGHGSSLFEEPAGWEFPIESGASAVEEALDSLGIARAAIVGNSLGGCVAVQVAVDRPDLVRKLVLISCALGPAASREAIEAASRQSGFYDADGLPLPRDAARIAQISGTHDIRIAEEMNASRAVAGRWVAKSERGVGLADFPALLPRVGVPTLLVYGERDTLIDRFEAPSLAALRHGSSVRIPGAGRFPQQEQPRRTAEAIVAFVG comes from the coding sequence ATGCGTGAGGAGGAGCGCGCCCTTGGCGGCCCTTGGACTGCGCTCGGTGCAGTGCCGGTCACGGGAGGAGTGATCGCCTACGCAGCGTGCGGCAACGGACCGCCGGTGGTGCTCCTCCACAAGCTGGGTGGGTGGCTGCAAGATTGGCGTGCCCTTGCCGCTGAGCTGGCCGACCGCTATCGGGTGGTCGCTTTGGATCTCCCGGGTCATGGGTCGTCGCTGTTCGAGGAGCCGGCGGGGTGGGAATTTCCGATCGAGAGCGGCGCGAGCGCTGTGGAGGAAGCGCTCGACTCTCTCGGCATCGCTCGCGCTGCCATTGTCGGCAATTCGCTCGGAGGCTGCGTCGCGGTTCAGGTGGCAGTTGACCGGCCGGACCTTGTCCGCAAGCTCGTCCTGATCAGCTGCGCGCTCGGGCCGGCAGCGAGCCGGGAAGCGATCGAAGCGGCAAGCCGCCAGAGCGGCTTCTACGATGCGGACGGCTTGCCCCTGCCGCGCGATGCTGCGCGCATCGCCCAGATCTCCGGCACGCACGATATCCGGATCGCGGAGGAGATGAACGCGAGCCGGGCTGTTGCCGGCCGCTGGGTGGCGAAGAGCGAGCGAGGAGTAGGTTTGGCCGATTTCCCGGCGCTGCTGCCGAGGGTCGGCGTCCCGACCTTGCTCGTATACGGCGAACGTGACACCCTCATCGACCGGTTTGAAGCGCCGTCTCTCGCTGCGCTGCGGCATGGGAGCAGTGTCCGCATTCCCGGGGCGGGCCGCTTCCCGCAGCAGGAGCAGCCGCGCCGCACGGCCGAGGCGATCGTGGCGTTTGTCGGCTGA
- a CDS encoding pyridoxamine 5'-phosphate oxidase family protein: MSAVAREAAIAAIRAFIGAEPQQGRNAFFISLDRRGNPSIRQVSTFIEGWTVWTVSQAQSLKLKHLRRDPRGQYLWVEDQPARRRKNVWMRGTVTLIEDEGAVAEFMERRSRALGFSVPQRDWQRVVMRFEPDYLRAEGFLGEEAGNTPVIMRRGEFAAIRTGAEGRNA; the protein is encoded by the coding sequence ATGAGCGCAGTTGCCCGGGAGGCGGCGATCGCCGCGATCCGCGCCTTCATCGGCGCGGAGCCCCAGCAAGGACGCAATGCCTTTTTCATCTCGCTCGACCGGCGGGGAAATCCTTCGATCCGCCAGGTCAGCACGTTCATTGAGGGGTGGACGGTCTGGACCGTTTCGCAGGCGCAGTCGCTCAAGCTGAAGCATCTTCGGCGCGACCCTCGTGGCCAGTATCTCTGGGTCGAGGATCAGCCGGCGCGGCGGCGCAAAAACGTCTGGATGCGCGGCACCGTCACCCTGATTGAGGATGAAGGCGCAGTTGCGGAGTTCATGGAGCGGCGCTCGCGCGCGCTTGGCTTTTCGGTCCCCCAGCGGGACTGGCAGCGCGTCGTGATGCGCTTCGAACCCGACTATCTGCGCGCGGAAGGGTTTCTCGGTGAGGAAGCGGGCAACACGCCTGTCATTATGCGGCGCGGGGAATTTGCCGCAATCCGCACCGGAGCGGAGGGCAGGAATGCGTGA
- a CDS encoding oxidoreductase, which yields MSEPFRALVVDQADGNYRAEFRKLSLDALPEGDVLIRVVYSSLNYKDGLAITNRGPILRAFPFVPGIDVAGVVVASDSPRFQPGDEVIATGWGIGERHWGGFAQYARLKSDWLMRLPAGMSLETAMAFGTAGLTAALCVLALEAHDAPVEGRETVVTGAAGGVGSIAVALLAQRGVRVMAVTGRTHEAAYLRALGASDILDRASLSTPSSRPLESARWGGAVDTVGGVILGNLLRQMAYGASVAACGNAAGAEVPTTVYPFILRAVNLLGIDSVNCPMPRRERAFALLAAVPADLVRSITRVAPLSELPQLAHEIVEGRVRGRIVIDVNA from the coding sequence ATGAGCGAGCCGTTTCGCGCTCTTGTTGTTGACCAGGCGGACGGAAACTACCGCGCGGAGTTTCGGAAGTTGTCTCTCGATGCGCTCCCCGAGGGGGATGTGCTCATCCGCGTCGTATATTCCAGCTTGAATTACAAAGACGGCCTCGCGATTACCAACCGAGGCCCCATTCTCCGCGCCTTTCCCTTTGTCCCGGGGATCGATGTCGCGGGCGTGGTGGTCGCCTCGGACTCTCCTCGCTTCCAGCCGGGTGACGAGGTGATTGCTACCGGCTGGGGGATCGGCGAGCGCCACTGGGGCGGGTTCGCGCAATACGCGCGGCTGAAGAGCGACTGGCTGATGCGTCTGCCGGCAGGGATGTCTCTCGAGACGGCGATGGCGTTCGGCACCGCCGGGCTGACGGCGGCACTCTGCGTGCTGGCGCTCGAGGCGCACGATGCGCCCGTCGAGGGACGGGAGACCGTCGTCACTGGCGCCGCAGGCGGGGTCGGTTCGATCGCGGTTGCGCTGTTGGCGCAACGGGGCGTTCGCGTGATGGCAGTGACAGGACGGACGCACGAAGCAGCGTACTTGCGCGCTCTCGGCGCGAGTGACATTCTCGACCGCGCCTCGCTCTCCACCCCCTCAAGCCGGCCGCTCGAGAGCGCTCGCTGGGGAGGAGCGGTTGACACGGTCGGCGGCGTCATCTTGGGCAATCTGCTCCGGCAGATGGCGTATGGCGCGAGTGTGGCCGCCTGCGGCAATGCGGCCGGCGCAGAGGTGCCGACAACGGTCTACCCGTTCATCCTGCGTGCGGTCAATTTGCTCGGCATCGACTCCGTGAACTGCCCGATGCCGCGCCGTGAGCGAGCCTTTGCCCTACTGGCGGCGGTGCCGGCCGACCTTGTGCGCTCGATAACTCGGGTCGCGCCGCTCTCAGAGCTGCCTCAGCTCGCGCACGAGATTGTCGAGGGGCGCGTGCGCGGGCGGATTGTTATCGATGTCAATGCCTGA